A single region of the Cronobacter condimenti 1330 genome encodes:
- the gltP gene encoding glutamate/aspartate:proton symporter GltP, protein MKNSKISLAWQILLALVLGILLGSFLHYQTDSREWLVTNLLSPAGDIFIHLIKMIVVPIVISTLVVGIAGVGDAKQLGRIGAKTILYFEVITTVAIVLGITLANVFQPGSGIDMSQLAAVDISKYQHTTEEVQNHAHGLMGTILSLVPTNIFASMAKGEMLPIIFFSVLFGLGLSSLPAAHREPLVTVFRSVSETMFKVTHMVMRYAPVGVFALISVTVANFGFASLWPLAKLVILVYAAILFFALVVLGAVARMCGLRVWTLIRILKDELILAYSTASSESVLPRIIEKMEAYGAPASITSFVVPTGYSFNLDGSTLYQSIAAIFIAQLYGIDLSLGQEIILVLTLMVTSKGIAGVPGVSFVVLLATLGSVGIPLEGLAFIAGVDRILDMARTALNVVGNALAVLVIAKWEHKFDRKKAQAYEREMLGRFDSTARN, encoded by the coding sequence ATGAAAAACAGTAAAATCAGCCTGGCCTGGCAGATCCTGCTGGCCCTGGTGCTGGGTATTCTTCTGGGCAGTTTTCTCCATTATCAGACGGATAGCCGCGAATGGCTGGTGACCAACCTTCTTTCGCCCGCTGGCGACATTTTTATTCATCTGATTAAAATGATTGTGGTCCCGATCGTTATCTCCACGCTGGTGGTCGGCATCGCGGGCGTAGGCGATGCAAAACAGCTCGGGCGCATCGGCGCGAAAACCATCCTCTATTTTGAAGTGATCACGACGGTCGCTATCGTACTGGGTATCACCCTTGCGAATGTGTTCCAGCCAGGCAGCGGCATTGATATGTCACAACTGGCAGCAGTGGATATTTCAAAATATCAGCACACGACCGAAGAGGTGCAAAACCATGCACACGGTCTGATGGGCACTATTTTGTCGCTGGTACCTACCAACATTTTCGCGTCGATGGCGAAAGGCGAGATGCTGCCTATCATCTTCTTCTCGGTGCTGTTTGGTCTGGGGCTGTCTTCGCTGCCTGCCGCGCATCGCGAACCGCTGGTGACGGTGTTCCGCTCCGTGTCCGAAACCATGTTTAAAGTCACCCATATGGTGATGCGCTATGCACCGGTGGGGGTGTTTGCGCTGATCTCAGTCACGGTGGCGAACTTTGGTTTTGCGTCGCTGTGGCCGCTCGCGAAGCTGGTGATTCTGGTGTATGCGGCGATTCTCTTCTTCGCGCTTGTCGTGCTGGGCGCGGTAGCGCGTATGTGCGGGCTGCGCGTCTGGACGCTGATCCGTATTCTGAAAGATGAACTGATCCTGGCGTACTCCACCGCAAGCTCTGAAAGCGTGCTGCCGCGGATTATCGAGAAAATGGAGGCCTATGGCGCGCCGGCGTCGATCACGAGCTTCGTGGTGCCAACGGGCTATTCCTTTAACCTTGATGGCTCCACGCTTTATCAGAGCATCGCGGCGATTTTTATCGCGCAGCTCTACGGCATTGATCTGTCGCTGGGTCAGGAAATCATTCTGGTACTGACGCTGATGGTGACCTCTAAGGGCATCGCGGGCGTGCCGGGCGTTTCCTTTGTGGTACTGCTGGCGACGCTTGGTAGCGTTGGCATTCCGCTGGAAGGCCTGGCATTTATCGCAGGCGTTGACCGTATCCTCGACATGGCGCGTACCGCGCTGAACGTGGTCGGCAACGCGCTGGCGGTGCTGGTCATCGCCAAGTGGGAGCACAAGTTTGACCGCAAAAAAGCGCAGGCTTACGAGCGCGAAATGCTTGGCCGGTTCGACAGCACCGCCAGGAATTAA